One Lysinibacillus fusiformis genomic window carries:
- a CDS encoding DEAD/DEAH box helicase: MKYRGWLLPPALRDFHEGRIWLREHSPIAEHNMKRTIERNYFTIIEGIQKTPYLKCNRCHNDDPQQFTTFDCSKCQQLCVYCRHCLTMGRVSSCTQLVKWRGPQAIRQTRHSLDWTGQFTELQQQAADEVLESVKAKRSHLIHAVCGAGKTELLFQSVHYALQNGLRVCIATPRTDVVLELFPRFLKVFPQTTIHALYGGAPQQQGYAQLVMATTHQLYRFEQAFDVMIVDEADAFPFIFDETLQRAVQKAKTAEAPILFVTATPSQKLLNRHQNTGYSFIPKRYHNQPLPVPRFSSLWGYEKKLRKGMIPLKLKKWTADRLTQKEPFLIFLPKVELLDIAISIFQVLHSDILSVHAEDPERKEKVLKLRNEEIPGLLTTTILERGITIKNVQVAVVGAESSIFTSSALIQIAGRVGRNKAFADGDIVFFHHGITTEMDEARAKIQYNNKIGFSL; this comes from the coding sequence ATGAAATACAGAGGATGGTTATTACCACCTGCATTAAGAGATTTTCATGAGGGACGAATTTGGCTAAGGGAACATTCACCAATCGCAGAACACAATATGAAACGGACAATCGAACGAAACTACTTTACTATAATAGAAGGTATTCAAAAAACACCGTATTTAAAATGCAATCGATGCCATAACGATGACCCCCAGCAATTTACGACGTTTGACTGTTCAAAATGTCAGCAGCTATGCGTCTATTGTAGACATTGCCTTACTATGGGGAGAGTTAGCAGTTGTACACAATTAGTGAAATGGAGAGGTCCACAAGCCATAAGACAAACAAGGCATTCATTAGACTGGACCGGGCAATTTACAGAACTTCAACAGCAGGCGGCCGATGAAGTGCTAGAAAGTGTGAAAGCAAAACGATCGCATCTCATACATGCAGTGTGTGGAGCTGGTAAGACGGAGTTGCTTTTTCAATCTGTTCATTATGCATTGCAAAATGGCTTACGAGTATGTATTGCCACGCCGCGAACAGATGTGGTGTTAGAATTATTTCCACGCTTTCTGAAAGTTTTTCCACAAACGACGATTCATGCATTATATGGTGGTGCTCCACAGCAACAAGGTTACGCCCAACTTGTCATGGCCACGACGCATCAGCTATACCGTTTTGAGCAAGCTTTTGATGTCATGATAGTCGATGAAGCCGATGCGTTTCCCTTTATATTTGATGAAACCTTACAAAGAGCTGTGCAAAAAGCAAAAACTGCCGAGGCTCCCATTCTATTTGTGACAGCAACCCCATCACAAAAATTACTGAACCGGCATCAAAACACTGGCTATTCTTTTATTCCAAAGCGTTATCATAATCAACCGTTGCCGGTGCCGCGTTTCAGTTCGTTATGGGGCTATGAAAAAAAGTTGAGAAAAGGCATGATTCCGTTGAAGCTAAAAAAATGGACAGCAGATCGACTTACACAAAAAGAGCCATTTCTTATTTTTTTACCAAAAGTTGAGTTGTTGGATATTGCCATCTCAATTTTTCAAGTATTACATTCGGATATATTGTCGGTTCATGCAGAGGACCCCGAACGTAAAGAAAAAGTACTTAAGCTACGCAATGAAGAAATTCCGGGATTATTAACGACAACTATTTTAGAAAGAGGTATCACCATAAAAAATGTACAGGTTGCTGTCGTCGGGGCGGAATCTTCTATTTTTACATCAAGCGCGCTGATTCAAATTGCAGGTCGTGTTGGACGGAATAAAGCTTTTGCAGATGGCGATATTGTATTTTTTCATCATGGCATTACAACAGAAATGGATGAGGCGCGAGCAAAGATACAATATAACAATAAGATAGGATTCTCACTATGA
- a CDS encoding ComF family protein — protein MNKTETHCLLCAQPLQSVPSWKILLTKQFPPCICEKCASRFEHSPTTTALYQYNDAMKDYLHHYKFLQDVALAKVFRQELHRQFKHEKSPIIPIPMHPLKQKERTFSHMEELLKAAKIPYTQLLEKTTTETQSSKNREERLQTAPIFQLLPGVSTEYKEYVLFDDIQTTGTTLRHATEILLQAGAKNVRSFTLING, from the coding sequence ATGAATAAAACAGAAACGCATTGCTTACTATGCGCACAGCCTCTGCAATCAGTACCTTCATGGAAAATACTTTTAACCAAACAATTCCCACCGTGCATTTGTGAAAAATGCGCTTCACGATTCGAACATTCTCCTACCACAACAGCATTGTATCAATATAATGACGCCATGAAGGATTATTTGCATCACTATAAATTCCTTCAAGATGTGGCACTTGCCAAAGTATTTCGTCAGGAGCTACATCGGCAATTCAAACATGAAAAGTCGCCTATTATACCAATCCCCATGCATCCCTTAAAACAAAAAGAACGCACCTTTTCCCATATGGAGGAGCTACTAAAAGCGGCGAAAATCCCCTATACACAACTATTAGAAAAAACGACGACAGAAACACAAAGCTCGAAAAATAGAGAGGAACGATTACAAACGGCACCGATCTTCCAATTATTACCTGGCGTAAGTACAGAGTATAAAGAATATGTCCTATTTGACGATATACAAACTACAGGAACGACATTACGACATGCCACAGAAATTCTACTACAAGCTGGTGCCAAAAATGTTCGTAGTTTCACTTTAATTAATGGATGA
- a CDS encoding TIGR03826 family flagellar region protein: MAEVRNCPKCNEFFNYIGVREVCHKCAQSEEELYQIVYRFLRKRENRAATVERIVEATGAEEELLYRWVRKGRLQPAMFPNLGYPCDNCGHLTTTGKLCTKCQNELKSDLRTFDAAKEFRDSVAQRDHVTYHSDRKK; the protein is encoded by the coding sequence ATGGCAGAGGTTCGCAATTGTCCAAAATGTAATGAATTTTTTAATTATATAGGGGTAAGAGAAGTTTGTCATAAATGTGCTCAATCAGAAGAGGAACTTTATCAAATTGTTTATCGCTTTTTACGTAAACGTGAAAACCGTGCAGCAACTGTTGAGCGTATTGTTGAAGCAACAGGAGCAGAAGAAGAACTATTATATAGATGGGTTCGCAAAGGTCGTTTACAACCAGCGATGTTCCCGAACTTAGGTTATCCATGTGATAACTGTGGTCATTTAACAACAACAGGCAAACTTTGTACAAAATGCCAAAACGAATTAAAGTCAGATCTTCGCACATTTGATGCGGCAAAGGAATTCCGAGATAGCGTTGCACAACGTGATCATGTAACATATCATTCTGATCGCAAAAAATAA
- the flgM gene encoding flagellar biosynthesis anti-sigma factor FlgM, translating to MKITSYGINAVNAYKNQVRNVKSGDNKASFADKIEISKTAQEMQGVSTYSAERTERVQQLKADIASGDYKVNARQVAEDMLKYYRF from the coding sequence ATGAAAATCACATCATATGGTATCAATGCCGTTAACGCCTATAAAAATCAAGTGCGCAATGTGAAATCAGGTGACAACAAAGCATCTTTTGCCGATAAAATTGAAATTTCAAAAACAGCACAGGAAATGCAAGGCGTATCAACATATAGTGCTGAACGTACTGAGCGCGTGCAACAGCTAAAGGCAGACATCGCTTCTGGTGACTACAAGGTAAATGCACGACAAGTTGCAGAAGATATGCTGAAATATTATCGTTTCTAG
- a CDS encoding flagellar protein FlgN translates to MSVEAICSTLTKLERMHKSLLELAFKKTEIIKAGNIESLDQMLKDEQAHVAAIDKLEQQRQKQVTDYLEAKGFASTDKMTVADVIEAAEQPAQQDTLSTVRNRLMLIIEDLRKQNDLNQKLVFQSLQFVNLTLDTLRPRPEQMNYSGSEVRGTNTVAKKSYFDSQA, encoded by the coding sequence ATGTCTGTAGAGGCGATTTGTTCTACATTAACAAAGCTAGAAAGAATGCATAAAAGCTTACTTGAACTAGCCTTTAAAAAAACGGAAATCATTAAAGCTGGCAATATCGAATCGCTGGACCAAATGCTCAAGGATGAGCAGGCGCATGTAGCGGCCATCGATAAGCTCGAGCAACAGCGTCAAAAACAGGTAACGGACTACCTTGAAGCAAAAGGATTTGCTTCTACTGACAAAATGACTGTTGCTGATGTCATCGAAGCTGCTGAACAACCAGCTCAACAAGACACACTGTCAACAGTGCGCAATCGATTAATGCTAATCATAGAGGACTTACGTAAACAAAATGATTTAAATCAAAAGTTAGTGTTTCAATCATTACAATTTGTCAATCTGACACTAGATACGCTACGTCCACGTCCCGAGCAAATGAACTACTCGGGCAGTGAGGTACGCGGCACAAATACAGTTGCCAAAAAATCATATTTCGATTCACAAGCATAG
- the flgK gene encoding flagellar hook-associated protein FlgK: protein MRSTFMGLETSRSGLFTQQSALYTTGHNISNANTLGYSRQRVNMQATPGFPTAGLNTPYYPGHMGTGVEAGSIQRIRDEFIDRQFRQETNKLGYWESRSNAISQMEDIMDEPSQYGLNAALEQFWKGLQDVSTNPENAASRKVAIGRAEHLATSFNYIDTQLKTIQGNLGNEIRVATDRINSLLKQIAAINKQVQEIEPNGYVPNDLYDVRDTLIDELNSYIPVSVERVPSGGNASEVAEGSVTISFKPYPAGTEIKLVNGKDAASIEVNSGATQIDGKDLANLFTDIVVNGSGTTDSGSISYDELDPGKGKLLSLINSYGYQSATGPKGYYPETLASINKLATEFATVFNSMHKQGYDLTGAQSTLDFFETSDGSTTINAGNISINADLKEDSSKLAASSQPNEEGNGKWALELSNIQSKVQGNLDGATFNSFYQGIIGKLGVDGEEAYRLNMTSETLLVTISNNRASMSSVSLDEEMTNMITFQQAYNANARMITVVDETLDKIINGMGRVGL, encoded by the coding sequence ATGCGCTCTACATTTATGGGCTTAGAAACAAGTAGAAGTGGTTTATTTACACAACAATCGGCTTTGTATACAACTGGACACAATATTTCAAATGCCAATACACTTGGCTACTCACGTCAACGCGTGAACATGCAAGCAACACCAGGATTTCCAACAGCAGGTTTAAACACGCCTTATTATCCTGGGCATATGGGAACAGGGGTAGAAGCGGGCTCAATTCAACGTATTCGCGACGAATTTATCGATCGACAATTCCGTCAAGAAACAAACAAGCTTGGCTATTGGGAATCTCGCTCAAACGCGATTTCTCAAATGGAAGATATAATGGATGAACCTTCTCAATACGGTCTAAATGCTGCGTTAGAACAGTTCTGGAAGGGGCTTCAAGACGTAAGTACAAATCCAGAAAATGCTGCATCTCGTAAAGTGGCGATTGGGCGTGCCGAACATCTAGCTACCTCCTTTAATTACATCGATACACAGTTAAAAACTATCCAAGGAAACTTAGGAAACGAAATTAGAGTAGCGACAGATCGAATCAATTCGCTTCTCAAACAAATTGCCGCGATTAATAAGCAAGTGCAAGAGATTGAGCCAAATGGCTATGTGCCCAATGATTTATATGATGTTCGTGATACGTTAATTGATGAATTAAACAGTTACATACCAGTATCGGTAGAACGTGTTCCATCTGGTGGAAATGCAAGCGAGGTGGCTGAAGGAAGTGTAACCATTTCATTTAAACCATATCCAGCAGGCACAGAAATTAAATTAGTTAATGGCAAAGATGCTGCCAGTATTGAAGTGAATAGTGGTGCAACACAAATTGACGGTAAAGATTTAGCTAATTTGTTCACGGACATTGTAGTAAATGGCTCGGGTACAACAGATTCAGGTTCAATATCATATGACGAGCTTGATCCGGGAAAAGGGAAACTATTATCACTTATTAATTCGTATGGTTATCAAAGTGCAACCGGTCCTAAAGGCTATTATCCAGAAACGTTAGCAAGCATCAACAAACTTGCAACTGAATTTGCTACTGTATTTAATTCAATGCATAAGCAGGGATATGATTTAACAGGAGCTCAAAGCACCCTAGATTTCTTTGAAACATCCGATGGTTCGACAACTATTAATGCGGGAAATATTAGTATAAATGCCGATCTTAAAGAGGATTCTTCTAAATTAGCAGCTTCGTCACAACCGAATGAAGAAGGTAATGGTAAATGGGCACTTGAGCTATCTAATATCCAATCAAAGGTTCAAGGCAATTTAGATGGCGCAACATTTAACTCCTTCTATCAAGGAATCATAGGGAAACTCGGTGTAGATGGTGAAGAAGCATATCGTTTAAATATGACGTCCGAAACATTACTAGTTACGATTTCAAACAATCGTGCCTCAATGAGTTCAGTTTCTCTCGATGAAGAGATGACAAATATGATTACATTCCAACAAGCTTATAATGCAAATGCAC